In Salvelinus alpinus chromosome 20, SLU_Salpinus.1, whole genome shotgun sequence, a genomic segment contains:
- the LOC139546768 gene encoding enhancer of polycomb homolog 2-like isoform X1: MSKLSFRARALDAAKPLPIYRNKDLPDLNDCVSINRAVPQMPTGMEKEEESEHHLQRAISAQSVFREKKENMVIPVPEAESNITYYDRLYKGELRIPKQLFHIQPLGLDNEQPDYDMDSEDETLLNRLNRKMEIKPIQFETMVDRLEKASANQLVTITEAKLLLNEDDYLLKSVYDYWVRKRKNCQGPSLIPLIKQEKRDGSTNNDAYVAFRRRTEKMQTRKNRKNDEASYEKMLKLRREFSRTVTILEMIKRREKSKRELLHLTLEVVEKRYQMGDFTGEVLSEVTVPLAEKPVYTAPITLTNGNRHNHKAEIKTHKSGSLQHHGHHHVSAKKEDPFDFVRPKKKYARRDPLCRPGRPTKRQHIVNKADIKQYDFHSSGEEEEDYPLSPPSEPDEENDPDGAFAFRRKAGCHYLAPFVDQSSGLLWDHPELAGLDALRHRHSLTALSVPQRCVGLARRRVGRGGRILLDRASSDLDSALKQLDSAVATSCSFTRPCAPDLTDPWPSPQNHRNMPGSASSLADIVSNIQALRWRCFRPRPTQGDGSGDTRTGRSSMDTTLSGGLLVHSKRSGKGGITEEQYQVHQQALAQMQKQQLKAAPPQQHSSLPERQNTQTSGSTDCIISKTLDSASAHFAASAVISASGQVNNENKSHNTSVNGVVQPSGTSRPLHSTSTSQSGTGLDRSGLTSSSGGPLLPAHSTSSSPQSLPNHRGHGSAVSPAHHQHNARPSAPSPSALKLATVAASSLDRVAMVTPASAIGSMARDTHEPERHTLNGISETTVPMEVT; the protein is encoded by the exons ATGAGTAAACTATCGTTCCGAGCGCGAGCGCTAGACGCCGCCAAACCTCTCCCCATATACCGCAACAAAGACCTTCCAGACCTAAATGACTGCGTTTCGATCAACCGGGCTGTGCCGCAGATGCCTACGGGGATGGAAAAAGAAGAAGAATCG gaGCACCATCTCCAGAGGGCCATCTCTGCTCAGTCGGTTTTCAGGGAAAAGAAGGAGAACATGGTCATCCCGGTGCCAGAGGCGGAGAGCAACATCACTTACTACGACCGTCTCTATAAAGGAGAGCTCAGGATCCCCAAACAGCTCTTCCACATCCAGC CCCTGGGTCTGGATAATGAGCAGCCAGACTATGACATGGACTCAGAGGATGAGACCCTCCTCAACAGGCTCAACCGCAAGATGGAGATCAAACCCATACAGTTTGAGACCATGGTAGACAGGTTGGAGAAAGCCAGCGCAAACCAG CTGGTCACTATCACAGAGGCCAAACTGCTACTGAACGAGGATGACTACCTCCTGAAGTCAGTGTACGACTACtgggtgaggaagaggaagaactgCCAAGGCCCGTCGCTCATCCCCCTCATCAAGCAGGAGAAGAGAGACGGCTCCACCAACAACGATGCCTATGTGGCCTTCAGACGGCGCACAGAGAAGATGCAGACCAGGAAG AACCGTAAGAATGACGAGGCGTCCTATGAAAAGATGCTGAAGCTCCGGAGGGAGTTCAGCCGCACGGTCACCATCCTGGAGATGAtcaagaggagggagaagagcaagagagagctgcTGCACCTCACACTGGAGGTGGTGGAGAAAAG ATATCAGATGGGTGACTTTACGGGTGAAGTCCTCAGTGAGGTGACGGTCCCTCTGGCTGAGAAGCCCGTCTACACTGCTCCAATCACTCTAACGAACGGGAACCGCCATAACCATAAAGCTGAGATCAAG ACGCACAAGTCCGGTAGTCTCCAGCACCATGGGCACCACCACGTCTCGGCGAAGAAGGAGGATCCCTTTGACTTTGTCAGACCAAAGAAGAAGTACGCCAGGCGGGACCCCCTGTGCCGCCCTGGCAGGCCCACCAAGCGCCAGCACATCGTTAACAAGGCCGATATTAAACAGTATGACTTCCACAgctctggagaggaggaggaggactacccACTG TCTCCACCATCAGAACCAGATGAGGAGAATGATCCAGATGGTGCATTTGCCTTCAGAAGGAAAGCAGGCTGTCATTACCTTGCT CCCTTTGTGGACCAGAGCTCTGGCCTTCTGTGGGATCACCCTGAGCTAGCAGGGCTAGATGCCCTGCGTCACCGTCACTCCCTTACCGCCCTCTCTGTACCCCAACGCTGTGTCGGACTGGCACGCAGGAGGGTGGGGCGGGGTGGCAG GATCCTGTTGGATCGGGCTTCATCAGACCTGGACAGCGCATTAAAGCAGCTGGACTCAGCCGTCGCCACATCCTGCTCCTTCACCAGGCCTTGTGCCCCAGACCTTACTGATCCCTGGCCCTCCCCACAGAACCACAGAAATATGCCTGGCTCTGCCTCTTCACTGGCAGACATCGTGAGCAACATCCAGGCCCTGAGGTGGCGCTGTTTCAGACCTAGGCCCACCCAGGGTGACGGCAGTGGTGACACGAGGACGGGCAGATCTTCCATGGATACCACGTTGTCTGGAGGGCTGTTGGTTCACTCCAAGAGAAGTGGCAAAG GAGGCATCACAGAGGAGCAGTACCAGGTACATCAGCAGGCTCTGGCCCAGATGCAGAAACAGCAGCTGAAAGCTGCTCCTCCCCAGCAGCATTCCTCACTGCCAGAGCGACaaaacacacaa ACTTCTGGCTCCACTGATTGCATCATATCGAAGACTCTGGACTCGGCTAGCGCCCATTTTGCGGCATCAGCTGTGATCAGTGCATCAGGCCAGGTCAACAATGAGAATAAATCACACAATACCAGCGTCAATGGGGTTGTCCAGCCTTCAG GGACCTCCAGACCTCTTCACTCCACCAGCACATCCCAGAGCGGCACAGGGTTGGACAGGTCAGGTCTTACCTCCTCCAGCGGAGGCCCTCTGCTACCTGcccactccacctcctcctcgCCTCAGTCTCTGCCCAACCACCGGGGCCACGGCAGTGCTGTCTCCCCTGCCCACCACCAACACAACGCCAGACCCTCTGCCCCCTCGCCGTCTGCCTTAAAGCTGGCCACCGTGGCTGCCAGCAGCCTGGACCGCGTGGCCATGGTGACGCCCGCCTCTGCCATCGGCAGCATGGCCAG GGATACTCACGAACCTGAGAGACATACTTTGAACGGCATATCAGAGACCACAGTACCAATGGAGGTGACATAA
- the LOC139546768 gene encoding enhancer of polycomb homolog 2-like isoform X4, whose product MSKLSFRARALDAAKPLPIYRNKDLPDLNDCVSINRAVPQMPTGMEKEEESEHHLQRAISAQSVFREKKENMVIPVPEAESNITYYDRLYKGELRIPKQLFHIQPLGLDNEQPDYDMDSEDETLLNRLNRKMEIKPIQFETMVDRLEKASANQLVTITEAKLLLNEDDYLLKSVYDYWVRKRKNCQGPSLIPLIKQEKRDGSTNNDAYVAFRRRTEKMQTRKNRKNDEASYEKMLKLRREFSRTVTILEMIKRREKSKRELLHLTLEVVEKRYQMGDFTGEVLSEVTVPLAEKPVYTAPITLTNGNRHNHKAEIKTHKSGSLQHHGHHHVSAKKEDPFDFVRPKKKYARRDPLCRPGRPTKRQHIVNKADIKQYDFHSSGEEEEDYPLSPPSEPDEENDPDGAFAFRRKAGCHYLAPFVDQSSGLLWDHPELAGLDALRHRHSLTALSVPQRCVGLARRRVGRGGRILLDRASSDLDSALKQLDSAVATSCSFTRPCAPDLTDPWPSPQNHRNMPGSASSLADIVSNIQALRWRCFRPRPTQGDGSGDTRTGRSSMDTTLSGGLLVHSKRSGKGGITEEQYQVHQQALAQMQKQQLKAAPPQQHSSLPERQNTQTSGSTDCIISKTLDSASAHFAASAVISASGQVNNENKSHNTSVNGVVQPSGNRPTQV is encoded by the exons ATGAGTAAACTATCGTTCCGAGCGCGAGCGCTAGACGCCGCCAAACCTCTCCCCATATACCGCAACAAAGACCTTCCAGACCTAAATGACTGCGTTTCGATCAACCGGGCTGTGCCGCAGATGCCTACGGGGATGGAAAAAGAAGAAGAATCG gaGCACCATCTCCAGAGGGCCATCTCTGCTCAGTCGGTTTTCAGGGAAAAGAAGGAGAACATGGTCATCCCGGTGCCAGAGGCGGAGAGCAACATCACTTACTACGACCGTCTCTATAAAGGAGAGCTCAGGATCCCCAAACAGCTCTTCCACATCCAGC CCCTGGGTCTGGATAATGAGCAGCCAGACTATGACATGGACTCAGAGGATGAGACCCTCCTCAACAGGCTCAACCGCAAGATGGAGATCAAACCCATACAGTTTGAGACCATGGTAGACAGGTTGGAGAAAGCCAGCGCAAACCAG CTGGTCACTATCACAGAGGCCAAACTGCTACTGAACGAGGATGACTACCTCCTGAAGTCAGTGTACGACTACtgggtgaggaagaggaagaactgCCAAGGCCCGTCGCTCATCCCCCTCATCAAGCAGGAGAAGAGAGACGGCTCCACCAACAACGATGCCTATGTGGCCTTCAGACGGCGCACAGAGAAGATGCAGACCAGGAAG AACCGTAAGAATGACGAGGCGTCCTATGAAAAGATGCTGAAGCTCCGGAGGGAGTTCAGCCGCACGGTCACCATCCTGGAGATGAtcaagaggagggagaagagcaagagagagctgcTGCACCTCACACTGGAGGTGGTGGAGAAAAG ATATCAGATGGGTGACTTTACGGGTGAAGTCCTCAGTGAGGTGACGGTCCCTCTGGCTGAGAAGCCCGTCTACACTGCTCCAATCACTCTAACGAACGGGAACCGCCATAACCATAAAGCTGAGATCAAG ACGCACAAGTCCGGTAGTCTCCAGCACCATGGGCACCACCACGTCTCGGCGAAGAAGGAGGATCCCTTTGACTTTGTCAGACCAAAGAAGAAGTACGCCAGGCGGGACCCCCTGTGCCGCCCTGGCAGGCCCACCAAGCGCCAGCACATCGTTAACAAGGCCGATATTAAACAGTATGACTTCCACAgctctggagaggaggaggaggactacccACTG TCTCCACCATCAGAACCAGATGAGGAGAATGATCCAGATGGTGCATTTGCCTTCAGAAGGAAAGCAGGCTGTCATTACCTTGCT CCCTTTGTGGACCAGAGCTCTGGCCTTCTGTGGGATCACCCTGAGCTAGCAGGGCTAGATGCCCTGCGTCACCGTCACTCCCTTACCGCCCTCTCTGTACCCCAACGCTGTGTCGGACTGGCACGCAGGAGGGTGGGGCGGGGTGGCAG GATCCTGTTGGATCGGGCTTCATCAGACCTGGACAGCGCATTAAAGCAGCTGGACTCAGCCGTCGCCACATCCTGCTCCTTCACCAGGCCTTGTGCCCCAGACCTTACTGATCCCTGGCCCTCCCCACAGAACCACAGAAATATGCCTGGCTCTGCCTCTTCACTGGCAGACATCGTGAGCAACATCCAGGCCCTGAGGTGGCGCTGTTTCAGACCTAGGCCCACCCAGGGTGACGGCAGTGGTGACACGAGGACGGGCAGATCTTCCATGGATACCACGTTGTCTGGAGGGCTGTTGGTTCACTCCAAGAGAAGTGGCAAAG GAGGCATCACAGAGGAGCAGTACCAGGTACATCAGCAGGCTCTGGCCCAGATGCAGAAACAGCAGCTGAAAGCTGCTCCTCCCCAGCAGCATTCCTCACTGCCAGAGCGACaaaacacacaa ACTTCTGGCTCCACTGATTGCATCATATCGAAGACTCTGGACTCGGCTAGCGCCCATTTTGCGGCATCAGCTGTGATCAGTGCATCAGGCCAGGTCAACAATGAGAATAAATCACACAATACCAGCGTCAATGGGGTTGTCCAGCCTTCAG GTAATAGGCCTACTCAGGTTTGA
- the LOC139546768 gene encoding enhancer of polycomb homolog 2-like isoform X3 → MSKLSFRARALDAAKPLPIYRNKDLPDLNDCVSINRAVPQMPTGMEKEEESEHHLQRAISAQSVFREKKENMVIPVPEAESNITYYDRLYKGELRIPKQLFHIQPLGLDNEQPDYDMDSEDETLLNRLNRKMEIKPIQFETMVDRLEKASANQLVTITEAKLLLNEDDYLLKSVYDYWVRKRKNCQGPSLIPLIKQEKRDGSTNNDAYVAFRRRTEKMQTRKNRKNDEASYEKMLKLRREFSRTVTILEMIKRREKSKRELLHLTLEVVEKRYQMGDFTGEVLSEVTVPLAEKPVYTAPITLTNGNRHNHKAEIKTHKSGSLQHHGHHHVSAKKEDPFDFVRPKKKYARRDPLCRPGRPTKRQHIVNKADIKQYDFHSSGEEEEDYPLSPPSEPDEENDPDGAFAFRRKAGCHYLAPFVDQSSGLLWDHPELAGLDALRHRHSLTALSVPQRCVGLARRRVGRGGRILLDRASSDLDSALKQLDSAVATSCSFTRPCAPDLTDPWPSPQNHRNMPGSASSLADIVSNIQALRWRCFRPRPTQGDGSGDTRTGRSSMDTTLSGGLLVHSKRSGKGGITEEQYQVHQQALAQMQKQQLKAAPPQQHSSLPERQNTQTSGSTDCIISKTLDSASAHFAASAVISASGQVNNENKSHNTSVNGVVQPSGTSRPLHSTSTSQSGTGLDRSGLTSSSGGPLLPAHSTSSSPQSLPNHRGHGSAVSPAHHQHNARPSAPSPSALKLATVAASSLDRVAMVTPASAIGSMASYSFL, encoded by the exons ATGAGTAAACTATCGTTCCGAGCGCGAGCGCTAGACGCCGCCAAACCTCTCCCCATATACCGCAACAAAGACCTTCCAGACCTAAATGACTGCGTTTCGATCAACCGGGCTGTGCCGCAGATGCCTACGGGGATGGAAAAAGAAGAAGAATCG gaGCACCATCTCCAGAGGGCCATCTCTGCTCAGTCGGTTTTCAGGGAAAAGAAGGAGAACATGGTCATCCCGGTGCCAGAGGCGGAGAGCAACATCACTTACTACGACCGTCTCTATAAAGGAGAGCTCAGGATCCCCAAACAGCTCTTCCACATCCAGC CCCTGGGTCTGGATAATGAGCAGCCAGACTATGACATGGACTCAGAGGATGAGACCCTCCTCAACAGGCTCAACCGCAAGATGGAGATCAAACCCATACAGTTTGAGACCATGGTAGACAGGTTGGAGAAAGCCAGCGCAAACCAG CTGGTCACTATCACAGAGGCCAAACTGCTACTGAACGAGGATGACTACCTCCTGAAGTCAGTGTACGACTACtgggtgaggaagaggaagaactgCCAAGGCCCGTCGCTCATCCCCCTCATCAAGCAGGAGAAGAGAGACGGCTCCACCAACAACGATGCCTATGTGGCCTTCAGACGGCGCACAGAGAAGATGCAGACCAGGAAG AACCGTAAGAATGACGAGGCGTCCTATGAAAAGATGCTGAAGCTCCGGAGGGAGTTCAGCCGCACGGTCACCATCCTGGAGATGAtcaagaggagggagaagagcaagagagagctgcTGCACCTCACACTGGAGGTGGTGGAGAAAAG ATATCAGATGGGTGACTTTACGGGTGAAGTCCTCAGTGAGGTGACGGTCCCTCTGGCTGAGAAGCCCGTCTACACTGCTCCAATCACTCTAACGAACGGGAACCGCCATAACCATAAAGCTGAGATCAAG ACGCACAAGTCCGGTAGTCTCCAGCACCATGGGCACCACCACGTCTCGGCGAAGAAGGAGGATCCCTTTGACTTTGTCAGACCAAAGAAGAAGTACGCCAGGCGGGACCCCCTGTGCCGCCCTGGCAGGCCCACCAAGCGCCAGCACATCGTTAACAAGGCCGATATTAAACAGTATGACTTCCACAgctctggagaggaggaggaggactacccACTG TCTCCACCATCAGAACCAGATGAGGAGAATGATCCAGATGGTGCATTTGCCTTCAGAAGGAAAGCAGGCTGTCATTACCTTGCT CCCTTTGTGGACCAGAGCTCTGGCCTTCTGTGGGATCACCCTGAGCTAGCAGGGCTAGATGCCCTGCGTCACCGTCACTCCCTTACCGCCCTCTCTGTACCCCAACGCTGTGTCGGACTGGCACGCAGGAGGGTGGGGCGGGGTGGCAG GATCCTGTTGGATCGGGCTTCATCAGACCTGGACAGCGCATTAAAGCAGCTGGACTCAGCCGTCGCCACATCCTGCTCCTTCACCAGGCCTTGTGCCCCAGACCTTACTGATCCCTGGCCCTCCCCACAGAACCACAGAAATATGCCTGGCTCTGCCTCTTCACTGGCAGACATCGTGAGCAACATCCAGGCCCTGAGGTGGCGCTGTTTCAGACCTAGGCCCACCCAGGGTGACGGCAGTGGTGACACGAGGACGGGCAGATCTTCCATGGATACCACGTTGTCTGGAGGGCTGTTGGTTCACTCCAAGAGAAGTGGCAAAG GAGGCATCACAGAGGAGCAGTACCAGGTACATCAGCAGGCTCTGGCCCAGATGCAGAAACAGCAGCTGAAAGCTGCTCCTCCCCAGCAGCATTCCTCACTGCCAGAGCGACaaaacacacaa ACTTCTGGCTCCACTGATTGCATCATATCGAAGACTCTGGACTCGGCTAGCGCCCATTTTGCGGCATCAGCTGTGATCAGTGCATCAGGCCAGGTCAACAATGAGAATAAATCACACAATACCAGCGTCAATGGGGTTGTCCAGCCTTCAG GGACCTCCAGACCTCTTCACTCCACCAGCACATCCCAGAGCGGCACAGGGTTGGACAGGTCAGGTCTTACCTCCTCCAGCGGAGGCCCTCTGCTACCTGcccactccacctcctcctcgCCTCAGTCTCTGCCCAACCACCGGGGCCACGGCAGTGCTGTCTCCCCTGCCCACCACCAACACAACGCCAGACCCTCTGCCCCCTCGCCGTCTGCCTTAAAGCTGGCCACCGTGGCTGCCAGCAGCCTGGACCGCGTGGCCATGGTGACGCCCGCCTCTGCCATCGGCAGCATGGCCAG TTATTCATTTTTGTAG
- the LOC139546768 gene encoding enhancer of polycomb homolog 2-like isoform X2, producing MSKLSFRARALDAAKPLPIYRNKDLPDLNDCVSINRAVPQMPTGMEKEEESEHHLQRAISAQSVFREKKENMVIPVPEAESNITYYDRLYKGELRIPKQLFHIQPLGLDNEQPDYDMDSEDETLLNRLNRKMEIKPIQFETMVDRLEKASANQLVTITEAKLLLNEDDYLLKSVYDYWVRKRKNCQGPSLIPLIKQEKRDGSTNNDAYVAFRRRTEKMQTRKNRKNDEASYEKMLKLRREFSRTVTILEMIKRREKSKRELLHLTLEVVEKRYQMGDFTGEVLSEVTVPLAEKPVYTAPITLTNGNRHNHKAEIKTHKSGSLQHHGHHHVSAKKEDPFDFVRPKKKYARRDPLCRPGRPTKRQHIVNKADIKQYDFHSSGEEEEDYPLSPPSEPDEENDPDGAFAFRRKAGCHYLAPFVDQSSGLLWDHPELAGLDALRHRHSLTALSVPQRCVGLARRRVGRGGRILLDRASSDLDSALKQLDSAVATSCSFTRPCAPDLTDPWPSPQNHRNMPGSASSLADIVSNIQALRWRCFRPRPTQGDGSGDTRTGRSSMDTTLSGGLLVHSKRSGKGGITEEQYQVHQQALAQMQKQQLKAAPPQQHSSLPERQNTQTSGSTDCIISKTLDSASAHFAASAVISASGQVNNENKSHNTSVNGVVQPSGTSRPLHSTSTSQSGTGLDRSGLTSSSGGPLLPAHSTSSSPQSLPNHRGHGSAVSPAHHQHNARPSAPSPSALKLATVAASSLDRVAMVTPASAIGSMARHMYLNNELL from the exons ATGAGTAAACTATCGTTCCGAGCGCGAGCGCTAGACGCCGCCAAACCTCTCCCCATATACCGCAACAAAGACCTTCCAGACCTAAATGACTGCGTTTCGATCAACCGGGCTGTGCCGCAGATGCCTACGGGGATGGAAAAAGAAGAAGAATCG gaGCACCATCTCCAGAGGGCCATCTCTGCTCAGTCGGTTTTCAGGGAAAAGAAGGAGAACATGGTCATCCCGGTGCCAGAGGCGGAGAGCAACATCACTTACTACGACCGTCTCTATAAAGGAGAGCTCAGGATCCCCAAACAGCTCTTCCACATCCAGC CCCTGGGTCTGGATAATGAGCAGCCAGACTATGACATGGACTCAGAGGATGAGACCCTCCTCAACAGGCTCAACCGCAAGATGGAGATCAAACCCATACAGTTTGAGACCATGGTAGACAGGTTGGAGAAAGCCAGCGCAAACCAG CTGGTCACTATCACAGAGGCCAAACTGCTACTGAACGAGGATGACTACCTCCTGAAGTCAGTGTACGACTACtgggtgaggaagaggaagaactgCCAAGGCCCGTCGCTCATCCCCCTCATCAAGCAGGAGAAGAGAGACGGCTCCACCAACAACGATGCCTATGTGGCCTTCAGACGGCGCACAGAGAAGATGCAGACCAGGAAG AACCGTAAGAATGACGAGGCGTCCTATGAAAAGATGCTGAAGCTCCGGAGGGAGTTCAGCCGCACGGTCACCATCCTGGAGATGAtcaagaggagggagaagagcaagagagagctgcTGCACCTCACACTGGAGGTGGTGGAGAAAAG ATATCAGATGGGTGACTTTACGGGTGAAGTCCTCAGTGAGGTGACGGTCCCTCTGGCTGAGAAGCCCGTCTACACTGCTCCAATCACTCTAACGAACGGGAACCGCCATAACCATAAAGCTGAGATCAAG ACGCACAAGTCCGGTAGTCTCCAGCACCATGGGCACCACCACGTCTCGGCGAAGAAGGAGGATCCCTTTGACTTTGTCAGACCAAAGAAGAAGTACGCCAGGCGGGACCCCCTGTGCCGCCCTGGCAGGCCCACCAAGCGCCAGCACATCGTTAACAAGGCCGATATTAAACAGTATGACTTCCACAgctctggagaggaggaggaggactacccACTG TCTCCACCATCAGAACCAGATGAGGAGAATGATCCAGATGGTGCATTTGCCTTCAGAAGGAAAGCAGGCTGTCATTACCTTGCT CCCTTTGTGGACCAGAGCTCTGGCCTTCTGTGGGATCACCCTGAGCTAGCAGGGCTAGATGCCCTGCGTCACCGTCACTCCCTTACCGCCCTCTCTGTACCCCAACGCTGTGTCGGACTGGCACGCAGGAGGGTGGGGCGGGGTGGCAG GATCCTGTTGGATCGGGCTTCATCAGACCTGGACAGCGCATTAAAGCAGCTGGACTCAGCCGTCGCCACATCCTGCTCCTTCACCAGGCCTTGTGCCCCAGACCTTACTGATCCCTGGCCCTCCCCACAGAACCACAGAAATATGCCTGGCTCTGCCTCTTCACTGGCAGACATCGTGAGCAACATCCAGGCCCTGAGGTGGCGCTGTTTCAGACCTAGGCCCACCCAGGGTGACGGCAGTGGTGACACGAGGACGGGCAGATCTTCCATGGATACCACGTTGTCTGGAGGGCTGTTGGTTCACTCCAAGAGAAGTGGCAAAG GAGGCATCACAGAGGAGCAGTACCAGGTACATCAGCAGGCTCTGGCCCAGATGCAGAAACAGCAGCTGAAAGCTGCTCCTCCCCAGCAGCATTCCTCACTGCCAGAGCGACaaaacacacaa ACTTCTGGCTCCACTGATTGCATCATATCGAAGACTCTGGACTCGGCTAGCGCCCATTTTGCGGCATCAGCTGTGATCAGTGCATCAGGCCAGGTCAACAATGAGAATAAATCACACAATACCAGCGTCAATGGGGTTGTCCAGCCTTCAG GGACCTCCAGACCTCTTCACTCCACCAGCACATCCCAGAGCGGCACAGGGTTGGACAGGTCAGGTCTTACCTCCTCCAGCGGAGGCCCTCTGCTACCTGcccactccacctcctcctcgCCTCAGTCTCTGCCCAACCACCGGGGCCACGGCAGTGCTGTCTCCCCTGCCCACCACCAACACAACGCCAGACCCTCTGCCCCCTCGCCGTCTGCCTTAAAGCTGGCCACCGTGGCTGCCAGCAGCCTGGACCGCGTGGCCATGGTGACGCCCGCCTCTGCCATCGGCAGCATGGCCAG GCATATGTATCTGAATAATGAATTACTATAG